In the Pseudomonas sp. ADAK2 genome, one interval contains:
- a CDS encoding PilT/PilU family type 4a pilus ATPase, producing MEIDLLLRQLASQEGSDLYLSTGAPPSARFDGVLKVLSDQRFKPGEIAAIAESIMDAEQRLEFDRELEMNLAISLAGVGRFRVNIFKQRNDVSIVARNIKLDIPRFEDLNLPPVLLETLMLKQGLMLFVGATDSGKSTSLAALIDYRNRHSSGHIITIEDPVEYIHRHKKSIINQREVGVDTRSFHAALKNTLRQAPDVVLIGEIRDRETMEHALTFADTGHLVISTLHAHNANQALDRIINFFPQERREQLLHDLGNNLKAFVSQRLVRTRDGQRRAAVEVMLGTPTIADLIRRNEFDELKGIMEKSVELGMQTFDGALYKLVVEGVISEDEALKHADSVNNLRLRLKLYVDSTTTQQLPPGEWGLVE from the coding sequence ATGGAAATCGATTTATTGTTGCGGCAACTGGCCAGCCAGGAAGGCTCTGATCTTTACCTTTCTACCGGTGCGCCACCCAGCGCGCGGTTCGACGGTGTGCTCAAAGTCCTGTCTGATCAACGGTTCAAACCGGGGGAAATCGCAGCCATCGCCGAGTCCATCATGGACGCCGAACAGCGGCTGGAGTTCGATCGGGAACTGGAAATGAACCTGGCCATCTCTCTCGCCGGGGTCGGTCGTTTCCGGGTCAATATCTTTAAACAACGCAACGACGTATCGATCGTGGCGCGCAACATCAAGCTCGACATCCCGCGCTTCGAAGACCTCAACCTGCCACCGGTGCTGCTGGAAACCTTGATGCTCAAGCAGGGGCTGATGCTGTTCGTTGGCGCGACCGACTCGGGTAAATCCACGTCCCTGGCGGCCCTGATCGATTACCGCAACCGCCACAGCAGCGGCCATATCATCACCATCGAAGATCCGGTGGAGTATATCCACCGTCACAAAAAATCGATCATTAATCAGCGCGAGGTCGGCGTCGATACCCGCAGTTTTCATGCCGCGCTGAAAAATACCCTGCGCCAGGCGCCGGATGTGGTGCTGATCGGCGAGATTCGCGACCGCGAGACCATGGAACATGCCCTGACGTTTGCCGATACCGGCCATCTGGTCATCTCCACGTTGCATGCCCACAACGCCAACCAGGCGCTGGACCGCATCATCAATTTCTTTCCCCAAGAGCGCCGCGAGCAGTTGCTGCACGACCTTGGCAACAACCTCAAGGCCTTCGTTTCCCAGCGGCTGGTGCGCACCCGCGACGGCCAGCGCCGGGCAGCGGTAGAGGTAATGCTGGGCACACCGACCATTGCCGACCTGATCCGGCGCAATGAGTTTGATGAACTGAAGGGGATTATGGAAAAGTCGGTGGAACTGGGGATGCAGACATTTGACGGGGCGCTTTATAAGTTAGTCGTGGAAGGTGTTATCAGTGAGGATGAAGCATTAAAGCATGCCGATTCCGTTAACAATTTACGACTGCGGTTAAAGCTTTATGTCGACTCAACGACGACTCAACAACTGCCGCCAGGCGAATGGGGGTTGGTTGAGTAA